One region of Rhodothermales bacterium genomic DNA includes:
- a CDS encoding putative metal-dependent hydrolase, with amino-acid sequence MSDLRYPIGKFLHDPVANLEEVAAWIDQIDALPGDLRAVVTGLRDDQLDTRYRPEGWTLRQVIHHLGDSHMNSIVRFKLALTEENPTIRPYDEKGWAEQADYRAFPPAHGLDFLQLLHERWAILLRSLSPADLARTYVHPVSGIKRLDWTVGMYAWHGRHHLAHILGTIEREGW; translated from the coding sequence ATGAGTGACCTTCGTTACCCCATCGGCAAATTCCTACACGACCCGGTCGCGAATCTGGAAGAAGTCGCCGCCTGGATCGATCAGATCGATGCCCTTCCGGGCGATCTCCGCGCCGTCGTTACGGGGCTCCGTGATGACCAGCTGGATACGCGCTACCGGCCCGAGGGATGGACGCTCCGCCAGGTGATCCATCATCTGGGTGACAGTCACATGAACAGCATCGTACGCTTTAAACTGGCGTTGACGGAAGAGAACCCGACGATCCGGCCTTACGATGAAAAGGGCTGGGCGGAGCAGGCGGATTACAGAGCGTTCCCGCCAGCGCACGGACTCGATTTCTTGCAGTTGCTGCACGAACGGTGGGCAATCCTCCTGCGGTCGTTGTCGCCGGCGGATCTCGCGCGCACGTACGTGCATCCTGTTTCCGGAATCAAGCGTCTGGACTGGACCGTGGGTATGTACGCATGGCACGGCCGGCACCACCTGGCGCACATCCTCGGCACAATCGAACGCGAAGGGTGGTAG
- a CDS encoding energy transducer TonB: protein MRPTRTYDDPIAYRLRVLGCILASQCLLWAAFRFWPIQPASPNPARVYDIAGQEIIALEEIMPTRQLRQAPRPPAPPVPVVSPDDILLDTEMIFDDRKLALDVYGEEENAAVGNEAIAAGLAAPATAPRAIRFVEPEYTSEARRNRVRAEVVVRVLVDEKGAVVEATLVERYQVDAAGENRQPVTKLAYGLEEASVEAARRWLFQPAREAGRSVRSYTTLTFRFGV from the coding sequence TTGCGCCCGACACGGACATACGACGACCCGATTGCGTATCGCCTCCGCGTGCTGGGCTGTATACTGGCGAGTCAGTGCCTCCTCTGGGCGGCGTTTCGGTTCTGGCCCATTCAGCCGGCCAGCCCCAATCCCGCACGCGTGTACGATATTGCCGGGCAGGAGATCATCGCGCTGGAGGAAATCATGCCCACGCGGCAGCTCCGCCAGGCCCCACGGCCACCCGCGCCGCCAGTGCCGGTGGTGTCGCCGGACGACATTCTGCTGGACACGGAAATGATATTTGACGACAGGAAGCTGGCGCTGGATGTCTACGGGGAGGAGGAAAACGCGGCCGTGGGGAACGAAGCGATCGCCGCCGGCCTCGCGGCGCCGGCTACAGCCCCCCGGGCCATCCGTTTCGTCGAGCCCGAATATACATCAGAAGCCCGTCGCAACCGGGTGCGCGCCGAGGTGGTCGTTCGGGTGCTGGTAGATGAAAAAGGGGCCGTCGTGGAGGCCACCCTGGTGGAGCGGTACCAGGTGGATGCGGCCGGCGAAAACCGGCAGCCGGTGACAAAGCTGGCGTACGGACTGGAGGAGGCGTCGGTGGAAGCGGCCCGCCGTTGGTTGTTCCAGCCGGCGCGGGAAGCCGGGCGCTCCGTTCGCAGTTACACGACGCTCACCTTCCGCTTCGGCGTCTAA
- a CDS encoding deoxynucleoside kinase — MIHADETIDSTERTPEQAPGALRDDLRYIVIEGVIGAGKTSLARLLAQRFNGQLVLEEFNQNPFLERFYEDRKRWAFHTQLSFLASRFRQQKSLLERDLFHQVVISDYIFDKDRIFAHLNLQDDELQLYETLFNQMQVVTPSPDLVVYLQSNTERLMKNIDERQRSYEARMSRGYIESLNEAYNFYFFRFTRCPLLIIKATHIDFVNNPAHLDELARVIATLNHPGTTYFTPAGASDADSRF; from the coding sequence ATGATACACGCGGACGAGACTATAGACAGCACGGAAAGGACGCCCGAGCAGGCGCCCGGCGCGCTGCGCGACGACCTGCGGTATATCGTCATCGAGGGGGTCATCGGGGCCGGCAAGACGTCGCTTGCCCGCCTCCTGGCGCAACGGTTCAACGGGCAACTTGTCCTCGAAGAGTTCAATCAGAACCCGTTTCTGGAGCGCTTTTATGAGGATAGGAAGCGGTGGGCCTTCCATACCCAGCTCAGCTTCCTCGCCAGTCGCTTCCGGCAACAGAAGTCGCTCCTGGAGCGCGACCTGTTCCACCAGGTGGTGATCAGTGATTATATCTTTGACAAAGACCGCATCTTCGCGCACCTGAACCTGCAGGACGACGAGCTTCAGTTGTATGAGACGCTGTTCAACCAGATGCAGGTGGTAACGCCGTCTCCCGACCTCGTGGTGTACCTTCAGTCCAACACGGAGCGGCTGATGAAAAACATCGACGAGCGGCAGCGCAGCTACGAAGCCCGCATGAGTCGCGGGTATATCGAGTCGCTCAACGAGGCCTATAACTTCTACTTTTTCCGGTTCACGCGTTGCCCGCTCCTCATCATAAAGGCGACCCATATCGACTTCGTGAACAACCCGGCCCATCTCGATGAACTCGCGCGGGTCATCGCCACGCTGAACCACCCGGGCACGACGTACTTCACGCCGGCCGGCGCCTCGGATGCGGATTCGCGGTTTTAG
- a CDS encoding nuclear transport factor 2 family protein, producing MDMLEAPPLQALADPLSVFYRMTAAFNAHDVEGMLAHIDDDIQWFSVQGDRMDVEARGREAFRGAMEAYFVAIPAARSEIESAVVSGTFVSVRERAFWGDDQSQVALGVFEVRHGRILRVWYYPASK from the coding sequence ATGGACATGCTCGAAGCCCCGCCCTTACAGGCGCTGGCCGATCCACTTTCGGTATTTTATCGCATGACGGCCGCCTTCAACGCGCATGACGTGGAAGGTATGCTCGCACACATCGACGACGACATCCAGTGGTTCAGCGTACAAGGGGATCGGATGGACGTCGAGGCTCGGGGACGCGAGGCGTTCCGCGGAGCGATGGAAGCCTATTTCGTGGCGATCCCGGCGGCGCGGTCTGAGATCGAATCGGCGGTCGTGTCCGGCACGTTTGTATCCGTACGCGAACGCGCTTTCTGGGGAGACGACCAGTCGCAGGTCGCGCTGGGCGTCTTTGAAGTGCGGCATGGGCGCATCTTGCGGGTCTGGTATTATCCGGCTTCAAAATAA
- the folK gene encoding 2-amino-4-hydroxy-6-hydroxymethyldihydropteridine diphosphokinase, whose translation MPSLVVGAYLALGSNLGDRLHNLQSAVRRLAEHPQVCVTHGSSVFETRAHTQTADDVQPDYLNAVVKVCTALAPAELLAITQAIEREGGRLRTRVGWEPRTLDIDLLAYGALTFSAGDLIIPHPRLDRRRFVLAPWAAIAPDFFVPSPFDATVADLLARCEDTGKVSVFAGNLLDS comes from the coding sequence ATGCCGTCTCTCGTCGTCGGAGCCTATCTGGCGTTGGGGTCCAACCTCGGCGACCGCCTCCACAATCTGCAATCGGCGGTTCGCCGGCTGGCCGAACATCCCCAAGTGTGCGTCACGCACGGATCGTCGGTCTTCGAGACCCGCGCCCATACGCAGACGGCGGACGACGTGCAGCCCGACTACCTCAACGCCGTCGTCAAGGTCTGCACGGCCCTCGCTCCCGCCGAATTGCTCGCGATTACGCAGGCCATCGAGCGGGAGGGCGGGCGTTTACGCACCCGCGTGGGATGGGAGCCGCGCACGCTGGACATCGACCTGCTCGCGTACGGCGCCCTCACCTTCTCGGCCGGCGATCTGATCATCCCCCATCCACGACTCGATCGTCGGCGTTTCGTGCTCGCGCCCTGGGCGGCCATCGCGCCCGATTTTTTTGTGCCGTCCCCGTTTGACGCGACAGTTGCAGACCTCCTCGCCCGGTGCGAAGATACCGGTAAGGTTTCTGTTTTTGCCGGTAACCTGCTTGACTCATGA
- a CDS encoding DUF1553 domain-containing protein gives MTLVMLLGCQPPVTEDPDILVRLPETVDFNYHVRPLLSDRCFACHGPDENTREAGLRLDVEDAAFAELAENPGHYAVRRGSLRRSEMATRIASEDPELQMPPPESNLALSDYEVALLRRWIQQGAAWEPHWAFTPPEAPEEPALRDAGWPRSPIDPFVLARLEREGIAPAPEADRERLLRRVTMDHTGLPPTVAEIDAFLADTAPDAYERVVDRLLATPAYAERMAVEWMDLARYADSHGYHADGYRLMWPWRDWVIEAFRDNMPYDQFVSWQLAGDLYPDASTDQVLATAFNRNHQMTAEGGIVDEEYRLEYVADRTNTFAQAFLGLTMECARCHDHKFDPVTQKEYYQLSAFFNNVKEVGMTGDDGNAGPMLALFTDSVEVALAAVRDSITALEGRLAERRRAVEREPGLWENATAGSEPAGLVDHYPLDRITDGTTPNLAAPARAGRVSGEIAIGEGPRGAAATLDYDFDYFELPGAGGYDRHQAFTASIWTYPEKKEEYAELFGNAGQKNSYWRGYEVYLDSLYRVNVRLINALPHNYIHVRTTVGIAPNAWSQVALVYDGSSRADGVRFVVNGAPQPSETLFDRLYKSMQPVDGMYEPQPRPIRVGKSYRAFTGNDGIFTGRMDDIRFYDRALSGLELEQLYGQSVLTDAQRRAERIAHYLQEDDVAFRSLMTALQVLRLHEHALVEPVMEVMVMEDMPEPRVTHILNRGLYNQPGEAVGPGTPATVLAFDEDLPRNRLGLAQWLFDPDHPLTARVAVNRFWQMYFGRGLVATPEDFGYQGLLPSHPDLLDWLARRFVDSGWDVKGLQRLIVTSATYRQDSRPRPELAEVDPENILLARGASYRLPAEMIRDNALAASGLLVDAVGGPSAKPYMPDDLWFEKNTFSQFLLHYVADTGDGLYRRSLYTFNRRTSPHPAMIAFDATDRSTCTIVRHRTNTPLQALILMNDPQFVEASRILAERMIREAGQELPERIEYGFRLLTGRRPSDPEINVLTRLFDDEKARFSREPAAALELLAVGDAPRDPGLNPAETAALAVVANTMMNHDEAFMKR, from the coding sequence GTGACGCTGGTCATGCTCCTGGGCTGCCAGCCGCCGGTAACGGAGGACCCGGATATCCTCGTCCGGCTTCCGGAGACGGTGGACTTCAACTACCACGTCCGACCGCTCCTGTCGGACCGGTGCTTCGCCTGTCACGGGCCCGACGAAAACACGCGGGAGGCCGGCCTCCGGCTGGATGTCGAGGACGCGGCCTTTGCCGAACTCGCCGAAAATCCGGGCCACTATGCCGTCCGGCGCGGGAGCCTGCGCCGCAGCGAGATGGCGACCCGTATCGCCTCCGAGGACCCCGAACTTCAGATGCCGCCGCCGGAGTCGAACCTGGCGCTGTCCGATTACGAAGTCGCCCTTCTTAGACGATGGATCCAGCAGGGGGCGGCGTGGGAGCCGCACTGGGCGTTTACGCCTCCCGAAGCGCCCGAGGAGCCCGCACTTCGTGACGCCGGCTGGCCCCGTTCGCCCATCGACCCCTTTGTGCTTGCACGCCTGGAGCGCGAGGGTATCGCGCCGGCCCCCGAGGCCGATCGCGAGCGCCTCCTCCGCCGCGTCACGATGGACCACACCGGCCTTCCGCCCACCGTCGCGGAGATCGACGCCTTCCTCGCCGACACGGCGCCGGATGCCTACGAACGCGTGGTGGACCGCCTGCTCGCCACGCCCGCCTACGCCGAGCGTATGGCCGTGGAGTGGATGGACCTCGCCCGCTACGCCGACTCCCACGGCTACCACGCCGACGGCTACCGCCTCATGTGGCCGTGGCGCGACTGGGTGATCGAGGCGTTCCGCGACAATATGCCGTATGACCAGTTCGTCTCCTGGCAACTCGCAGGCGACTTGTACCCGGACGCCTCCACCGATCAGGTGCTCGCCACCGCCTTTAATCGCAACCACCAGATGACGGCCGAAGGCGGCATCGTCGACGAGGAGTACCGGCTCGAATATGTCGCCGACAGGACCAACACCTTCGCCCAGGCCTTCCTCGGGTTGACGATGGAATGCGCCCGCTGCCACGATCACAAGTTCGACCCCGTCACGCAGAAGGAGTATTACCAGCTCTCGGCCTTTTTTAATAACGTCAAGGAAGTCGGGATGACGGGCGACGACGGTAACGCCGGCCCGATGCTGGCCCTGTTTACGGACAGCGTGGAAGTGGCTCTAGCGGCCGTCCGAGACAGCATTACGGCGCTGGAAGGCCGCCTCGCCGAGCGCCGCCGGGCCGTCGAGCGGGAGCCGGGCCTCTGGGAGAACGCCACGGCGGGCAGCGAACCAGCCGGCCTTGTCGACCACTATCCCCTCGATCGCATCACCGATGGGACGACGCCCAACCTGGCTGCTCCGGCGCGCGCGGGTCGGGTATCTGGCGAAATTGCCATCGGGGAAGGACCCCGAGGAGCCGCGGCTACGCTGGATTATGATTTCGACTATTTCGAGCTTCCGGGCGCTGGAGGGTACGACCGGCATCAGGCGTTCACGGCCAGCATCTGGACCTACCCGGAGAAAAAAGAGGAGTACGCCGAGCTGTTTGGTAACGCCGGCCAGAAAAACTCCTACTGGCGCGGGTACGAGGTCTATCTCGACAGCCTGTACCGGGTCAACGTGCGCCTCATCAACGCGTTGCCGCACAACTATATCCACGTCCGTACCACGGTCGGCATCGCGCCGAACGCCTGGAGCCAGGTCGCGCTGGTGTACGATGGATCGAGTCGCGCCGACGGAGTCCGCTTCGTCGTGAACGGCGCCCCGCAGCCCTCTGAAACGCTGTTCGATCGCCTCTACAAGAGCATGCAGCCCGTGGATGGCATGTACGAACCTCAGCCGCGCCCGATACGCGTCGGGAAGAGCTACCGCGCTTTCACGGGCAATGACGGCATTTTTACCGGGCGCATGGACGACATCCGGTTCTACGACCGGGCGCTGAGCGGGCTCGAACTGGAGCAGCTCTACGGCCAATCCGTGCTCACCGACGCCCAGCGCCGGGCCGAAAGGATCGCTCACTATCTCCAGGAAGACGATGTCGCCTTTCGCTCACTCATGACGGCGCTTCAGGTGCTGCGATTGCACGAACACGCGCTCGTAGAGCCCGTGATGGAGGTCATGGTGATGGAGGATATGCCCGAGCCGCGTGTTACCCATATCCTGAACCGGGGGCTCTACAACCAGCCCGGCGAGGCTGTGGGACCTGGTACGCCGGCGACCGTCCTCGCCTTCGACGAAGACCTGCCTCGCAACCGCCTCGGCCTGGCGCAGTGGCTATTCGACCCGGATCACCCGCTCACCGCCCGGGTTGCCGTCAACCGGTTCTGGCAGATGTACTTTGGCCGCGGCCTCGTCGCCACGCCCGAGGACTTTGGGTATCAGGGATTGCTGCCGTCGCACCCGGATTTGCTCGACTGGCTGGCGCGCAGGTTCGTCGATTCGGGGTGGGATGTGAAGGGGTTGCAGCGCCTCATCGTCACCTCGGCCACCTATCGCCAGGACTCTCGGCCTCGGCCTGAGCTGGCGGAGGTGGACCCCGAAAACATCCTGCTCGCGCGTGGGGCGAGTTATCGATTGCCGGCCGAGATGATCCGCGACAACGCGCTGGCGGCCAGCGGCTTGCTGGTCGATGCCGTCGGTGGCCCGAGCGCGAAGCCGTACATGCCGGACGACCTCTGGTTCGAGAAAAATACCTTCTCCCAGTTCCTCTTGCATTATGTAGCGGACACGGGAGACGGCCTCTACCGCCGCAGCCTGTACACGTTTAACCGGAGGACCTCTCCGCATCCGGCGATGATCGCTTTTGATGCGACGGACCGTAGCACGTGCACGATTGTGCGGCACCGGACGAATACCCCGCTCCAGGCCCTGATCCTGATGAACGACCCGCAGTTCGTCGAGGCCAGTCGGATTCTGGCCGAGCGGATGATCCGTGAGGCCGGCCAGGAGCTGCCGGAGCGGATTGAATACGGCTTCCGACTGCTGACCGGCCGACGGCCATCCGATCCCGAAATCAACGTCCTCACCCGCCTGTTCGACGACGAAAAGGCCCGATTTTCCCGTGAGCCGGCCGCGGCGCTCGAGCTTCTGGCTGTTGGCGATGCGCCGCGCGACCCAGGTCTCAACCCCGCAGAAACGGCGGCCCTAGCGGTCGTGGCCAACACGATGATGAACCACGACGAAGCCTTTATGAAGCGGTGA
- the carA gene encoding glutamine-hydrolyzing carbamoyl-phosphate synthase small subunit, whose amino-acid sequence MPDTDMHQIAPLPSVQPCKLALADGTVVSGKAIGHIGETGGELCFNTSMMGYQEIATDPSYHGQVMMMTYPHIGNYGAFDSDMEAQKPMIAGLVVRSFTERYSNPLASESLGSFMQRHKLVGISGVDTRFLVRHIRAKGVMNAVISSVDLVDESLVERARSWPSMDGLELASHVTTDAAYLYCEGDGPRIAVYDFGVKFNILRMFKQRGCEVRVFPSHTSIEEVLGWQPDGLFLSNGPGDPRAMKDAIVMVKNAATTGIPMFGICLGHQLMALSQGIEVYKMFVGHRGANHPVQNLTTRRVEVTTQNHGFAVKLESLDERVAAMTHVNLNDRTLEGMRFKAFTGLSVQYHPEASPGPHDSAYLFDEFLADIAASGRAGRRAPSSGIYAAL is encoded by the coding sequence ATGCCCGACACCGACATGCACCAGATCGCTCCTCTTCCCTCCGTCCAACCCTGCAAACTCGCGCTCGCCGATGGCACCGTCGTATCCGGTAAAGCCATCGGACACATCGGCGAAACCGGCGGCGAGTTGTGTTTTAATACCAGTATGATGGGGTACCAGGAAATCGCCACCGATCCGTCGTACCACGGCCAGGTGATGATGATGACGTACCCGCACATCGGCAACTACGGCGCTTTCGATAGCGACATGGAGGCCCAAAAACCGATGATCGCCGGCCTGGTCGTCCGCTCCTTCACCGAGCGGTATTCGAACCCCCTGGCCAGTGAGTCACTCGGTTCGTTCATGCAGCGCCACAAACTCGTGGGCATCTCGGGCGTCGACACCCGCTTCCTGGTCCGCCACATCCGGGCGAAGGGGGTGATGAATGCCGTCATCTCGTCGGTCGACCTGGTAGACGAGAGCCTGGTCGAACGCGCCCGTTCCTGGCCGTCGATGGACGGGTTGGAGCTGGCTTCCCACGTCACGACCGACGCTGCCTACCTCTACTGCGAAGGGGACGGGCCGCGGATCGCGGTGTACGACTTCGGGGTGAAGTTTAACATCCTTCGGATGTTCAAGCAGCGCGGATGCGAAGTCCGGGTATTCCCGTCCCACACGTCCATCGAAGAGGTGCTGGGATGGCAACCCGACGGCCTGTTCCTGTCGAACGGCCCTGGCGACCCGCGTGCGATGAAGGATGCGATCGTGATGGTGAAAAACGCCGCCACGACGGGCATCCCAATGTTCGGCATCTGCCTCGGGCATCAATTGATGGCGCTCTCCCAGGGTATCGAGGTTTATAAGATGTTCGTCGGCCACCGCGGCGCCAACCACCCCGTGCAGAACCTGACGACCCGGCGGGTCGAGGTGACCACCCAGAACCACGGCTTTGCCGTCAAACTCGAGTCGCTCGACGAGCGCGTGGCCGCCATGACACACGTGAATCTCAACGACCGGACGCTCGAGGGCATGCGTTTTAAGGCATTCACCGGGCTCAGCGTCCAGTACCACCCCGAGGCCTCGCCGGGGCCGCACGATAGCGCCTACCTATTCGATGAGTTTCTGGCGGATATCGCCGCCAGCGGCCGCGCCGGCAGACGCGCACCTTCATCCGGCATCTACGCGGCCCTCTAA
- a CDS encoding DUF1501 domain-containing protein: MHHCNQFSKNYSRRDFLARTTLGLGAAALASLIDPMNALADPGGGVLGRPHFTPKAKRVIYLFQSGGPSQLELYDYKETLIKRHGEELPDSIRKGQRLTGMTAGQRSFPLVRPHFGYAQHGDSGAWVSELLPHIGGISDEVCFVKSMYTDAINHDPAVTFIQTGSQHRGRPSIGAWLSYGLGSENENLPAFCVLLSEGRPGGQPLYSHVWGSGFLPSEHQGIEFRASKDPVLYLNNPPGIADKDRKRQLDAIKELGALQFDAVADPEIESKIAQYEMAYRMQTSVPDVTDLREEPDHIFDLYGEDARTPGTFAANCLLARRLAERGVSFVQLYHQDWDQHGNLPQDIARMAKSVDQASAGLVRDLKQRGMLDDTLVIWGGEFGRTNYSQGRLSDDNFGRDHHPSAFTVWMAGGGVKPGITYGQTDEFGYNVVEDPVHVHDFQATLMHLLGVDHERLNFRYRGRRFRLTDVHGKVVPGLLA, encoded by the coding sequence ATGCATCACTGTAATCAGTTTTCAAAAAACTACTCGCGTCGCGATTTTCTGGCCCGGACGACGCTCGGGCTGGGCGCCGCGGCGCTGGCTTCGTTGATCGATCCGATGAACGCGTTAGCCGACCCGGGTGGCGGCGTGCTCGGCCGGCCGCACTTTACGCCGAAGGCGAAACGCGTCATCTACCTCTTCCAGAGCGGCGGCCCATCGCAACTGGAGTTGTACGACTACAAAGAGACGCTCATCAAGCGTCATGGCGAGGAGCTCCCCGACTCCATCCGGAAAGGGCAACGATTGACCGGCATGACCGCCGGCCAGCGCTCGTTTCCGCTCGTCCGGCCGCACTTCGGTTATGCGCAACACGGCGATAGCGGGGCGTGGGTGAGCGAATTGCTTCCCCACATCGGCGGGATATCGGATGAGGTGTGTTTCGTGAAGTCGATGTACACCGACGCCATCAACCACGACCCGGCGGTGACCTTCATCCAGACCGGCTCGCAGCACCGCGGCCGGCCGTCGATCGGGGCGTGGCTTAGTTATGGATTGGGGAGCGAAAACGAAAACCTGCCGGCGTTCTGTGTGCTCCTCTCCGAGGGCCGGCCGGGTGGACAGCCGCTGTATTCCCATGTCTGGGGCAGCGGCTTCCTGCCGTCTGAGCACCAGGGCATCGAGTTTCGGGCGAGCAAGGATCCCGTGCTCTACCTGAACAATCCCCCCGGCATCGCCGATAAAGATCGCAAACGCCAACTCGACGCCATTAAGGAACTCGGCGCCCTCCAGTTCGACGCCGTCGCGGACCCCGAGATCGAGTCGAAGATCGCCCAGTACGAGATGGCCTACCGGATGCAGACGTCCGTGCCCGATGTGACGGACCTGCGCGAGGAGCCAGACCATATTTTTGACCTCTACGGCGAGGATGCCCGCACGCCGGGGACATTCGCGGCCAATTGTCTGCTGGCCCGCCGGCTTGCCGAGCGGGGGGTCTCGTTCGTGCAGCTGTATCATCAGGACTGGGACCAGCACGGCAACTTGCCGCAGGACATCGCGCGGATGGCGAAGAGCGTGGACCAGGCCTCCGCGGGGCTGGTGAGAGACCTCAAGCAGCGCGGGATGCTCGACGACACACTCGTGATCTGGGGCGGCGAGTTCGGGCGGACGAACTACTCCCAGGGCCGGCTCAGCGACGATAATTTTGGCCGGGACCACCACCCGAGCGCCTTCACGGTCTGGATGGCCGGTGGAGGTGTGAAGCCCGGCATCACGTACGGGCAGACCGACGAGTTCGGCTACAACGTCGTCGAGGACCCCGTGCACGTGCATGATTTCCAGGCCACGCTCATGCACCTGCTCGGCGTCGATCACGAACGCCTCAACTTCCGTTACCGCGGCCGGCGCTTCCGCCTCACCGACGTCCACGGGAAAGTTGTCCCCGGGCTCCTCGCCTGA
- the thiC gene encoding phosphomethylpyrimidine synthase ThiC: protein MPVLPPASSGDGAPISADSVERPHAHVAELAAEMTRPLPGSRKIYVEGSRPDIRVPMREIEQEETPSLFGVAANPPFFVYDTSGPYTDPSVTVDVRKGIAPVRDPWIRERADFDELQGPSSSYGQVRADDARLDPLRFDHIRTPLRAKPGRRVSQMHYAKQGIITPEMEYIAIREGQRLESLKECGIFSQHPGHAFGAAIPAEITPEFVRSEIARGRAIVPANINHPEVEPMIIGRNFLVKINANMGNSAVTSSIAEEVEKMVWATRWGADTIMDLSTGKNIHETREWILRNSPVPVGTVPIYQALEKVDGRPEELTWELFRDTLIEQAEQGVDYFTLHAGVLLPFVPMTANRVTGIVSRGGSILAKWCLAHHQENFIYTHWDEVCEILAAYDVSISLGDGLRPGSIADANDEAQFAELKVQGELTTRAWEYDVQVMNEGPGHVPMHLIKENMDKQLEWCHEAPFYTLGPLTTDIAPAYDHITSAIGAAMIGWFGTAMLCYVTPKEHLGLPNKHDVREGVITYKIAAHAADLAKGHPGAQARDNALSKARFEFRWRDQFNLSLDPERAREYHDETLPKESSKVAHFCSMCGPRFCSMKITQDVRDYAKAKGLLDEQAAIKAGMEEKSESFKSLGSELYHKA, encoded by the coding sequence ATGCCCGTACTGCCTCCTGCCTCCTCCGGTGATGGCGCGCCCATCAGCGCCGATTCCGTCGAACGCCCGCACGCCCACGTCGCCGAACTCGCGGCCGAAATGACGCGCCCCCTGCCAGGATCCCGCAAGATCTATGTCGAAGGCAGCCGGCCGGACATCCGTGTCCCCATGCGCGAAATCGAACAGGAAGAAACCCCGTCCCTTTTCGGCGTCGCCGCCAATCCCCCCTTTTTTGTGTATGACACGTCCGGCCCCTACACCGACCCCTCGGTCACGGTCGATGTGCGTAAAGGCATCGCCCCGGTTCGCGATCCATGGATTCGCGAGCGGGCGGATTTCGACGAGCTGCAAGGGCCATCGTCGAGCTACGGCCAGGTCCGCGCCGACGATGCTCGTCTCGATCCGCTGCGGTTCGACCACATCCGCACCCCGCTTCGGGCGAAGCCGGGCCGGCGAGTGTCGCAGATGCACTACGCGAAACAGGGCATCATCACCCCCGAAATGGAATACATCGCCATCCGCGAAGGGCAGCGTCTTGAATCGTTGAAAGAGTGCGGCATCTTCTCCCAGCACCCCGGGCATGCGTTCGGCGCGGCGATTCCAGCGGAGATCACGCCCGAGTTCGTGCGCAGCGAAATCGCCCGGGGGCGGGCCATCGTGCCGGCGAACATCAACCACCCGGAGGTCGAGCCCATGATCATCGGGCGTAACTTCCTCGTGAAGATCAACGCCAACATGGGCAACTCGGCCGTCACGTCGTCGATCGCCGAGGAAGTGGAAAAGATGGTCTGGGCCACCCGCTGGGGAGCCGACACCATCATGGACCTTTCGACGGGTAAAAATATCCACGAGACTCGCGAGTGGATCCTGCGCAACAGCCCGGTGCCGGTGGGTACGGTGCCCATTTATCAGGCTCTGGAAAAGGTGGATGGCCGGCCGGAAGAGCTGACGTGGGAGCTGTTCCGCGACACGCTCATCGAGCAAGCGGAGCAGGGGGTGGATTATTTCACGCTGCACGCCGGCGTGCTCCTCCCGTTTGTCCCGATGACGGCCAACCGGGTGACCGGCATCGTCTCCCGCGGCGGCTCGATCCTCGCCAAGTGGTGCCTTGCGCACCACCAGGAGAACTTCATCTACACCCACTGGGACGAGGTCTGCGAAATCCTCGCTGCCTACGACGTATCAATCTCGCTGGGCGATGGCCTCAGGCCAGGCTCCATCGCCGATGCCAACGACGAAGCCCAGTTCGCCGAGTTGAAGGTGCAGGGCGAACTCACCACGCGGGCGTGGGAGTATGACGTCCAGGTGATGAACGAGGGCCCGGGCCACGTCCCGATGCACCTCATCAAGGAGAACATGGACAAACAGCTGGAGTGGTGCCACGAGGCGCCGTTTTACACGCTGGGTCCGCTGACGACCGATATTGCGCCGGCGTACGACCACATCACGTCCGCTATCGGCGCCGCCATGATCGGGTGGTTCGGGACGGCCATGTTGTGTTACGTGACGCCCAAGGAACACCTCGGCCTGCCAAACAAACATGACGTGCGAGAGGGGGTGATCACCTACAAGATCGCCGCCCACGCGGCCGACCTGGCGAAGGGGCACCCGGGGGCGCAGGCGCGGGATAATGCGCTTTCCAAGGCGCGGTTCGAGTTTCGCTGGCGGGACCAGTTCAACCTCAGCCTGGACCCCGAGCGCGCCCGCGAGTACCACGACGAGACACTCCCGAAGGAATCCTCCAAGGTGGCGCACTTCTGCTCGATGTGCGGTCCGCGGTTCTGTTCGATGAAGATCACGCAGGACGTGCGCGACTACGCAAAGGCGAAGGGGCTCCTGGACGAGCAGGCGGCCATCAAAGCCGGCATGGAGGAGAAGTCCGAGTCGTTTAAATCACTCGGCAGCGAGTTGTATCACAAAGCGTAA